From the genome of Lacibacter sp. H407, one region includes:
- a CDS encoding ABC transporter substrate-binding protein yields MKKLFFVLLGFLFVFALPAQDSVAVKKYRVGIFANLYLDSSFTGETYRFANQMPRHLLSGLDFVQGALLAVDSLSTNKNLEVVVYDLRSANQSLPELYKRTSFDSLDLIIGAVSGNEYMTLAEIAQMKNIPFVSATFPNDGGVTNNPFTIIVNSTLSVHCEALYNFVMRHDPTANLVYVRRKGQQEDRLAASFNESNKGSNSNQLLKWKTVMLGDGFTTADLTPHLDSTKTNLIICGSLDESFGLRLVNNANSLRKKYSFELVGMPTWDAIKDLSKPDYKDLPIFYSTTFYNTGTVAYGNFTKSFTELTNGRPSDVAYKGFELSWHFINLLLKYDDELMQHLNERNFRSFTEYDFKPIFNKTSGRPNYFENKRVYILKRSNNLVSRMN; encoded by the coding sequence ATGAAAAAACTATTTTTTGTTTTACTGGGTTTCTTGTTTGTGTTTGCGTTGCCCGCACAAGACAGTGTTGCTGTAAAAAAATACCGTGTCGGCATTTTTGCAAACCTCTATCTTGATTCTTCTTTTACAGGTGAAACATATCGCTTTGCCAACCAGATGCCAAGGCATTTGTTATCCGGGCTCGATTTTGTGCAAGGCGCATTACTTGCTGTTGATTCATTATCAACCAACAAAAATCTTGAAGTAGTTGTGTACGATCTGCGTTCTGCCAACCAGAGTTTACCGGAATTGTATAAACGTACCAGTTTTGATTCATTGGATCTGATAATCGGGGCCGTTAGCGGAAACGAATACATGACGTTGGCAGAAATTGCACAGATGAAAAATATTCCCTTTGTATCGGCTACTTTTCCGAACGACGGTGGTGTTACCAATAATCCATTTACCATTATCGTAAATTCAACGCTTTCGGTTCACTGCGAAGCACTTTACAACTTTGTGATGCGACATGATCCAACAGCTAATCTTGTATATGTACGCCGCAAAGGACAACAGGAAGACCGGCTTGCTGCTTCCTTTAACGAATCCAATAAGGGAAGCAATAGCAACCAGTTGTTGAAATGGAAAACGGTGATGCTGGGTGATGGATTTACAACAGCTGATCTTACGCCTCATCTCGACAGTACCAAAACCAACCTGATCATTTGCGGATCACTGGACGAAAGTTTTGGATTACGGTTGGTGAACAATGCCAACAGTCTCCGAAAAAAATATTCATTTGAATTGGTTGGGATGCCTACATGGGATGCCATCAAAGATCTGAGCAAACCTGATTATAAAGACTTGCCGATTTTTTACAGTACTACGTTTTATAATACGGGTACAGTTGCTTATGGCAACTTTACAAAATCATTTACCGAACTTACCAACGGACGACCTTCCGATGTGGCTTATAAAGGATTTGAATTAAGCTGGCATTTTATCAATTTGTTATTGAAGTATGATGATGAATTGATGCAGCACCTGAACGAACGCAATTTCCGTTCGTTTACCGAATATGATTTCAAACCCATTTTCAACAAGACCTCAGGTCGACCGAATTATTTCGAAAACAAGCGGGTGTATATTTTGAAGCGGAGTAATAATCTGGTGTCGAGAATGAATTAA
- a CDS encoding DUF2256 domain-containing protein, whose protein sequence is MPHKKQHLPQKICLVCNRPFTWRKKWEKVWDEVKYCSDRCRNSRNSSKPADTK, encoded by the coding sequence ATGCCCCACAAGAAACAGCACTTGCCACAAAAGATCTGCCTTGTTTGCAACCGTCCGTTTACCTGGCGAAAGAAATGGGAAAAGGTATGGGACGAAGTAAAGTACTGCAGCGACCGTTGCCGAAACAGCCGTAACAGCAGCAAACCCGCCGATACAAAATAA